A part of Leishmania panamensis strain MHOM/PA/94/PSC-1 chromosome 34 sequence genomic DNA contains:
- a CDS encoding histone H4 (TriTrypDB/GeneDB-style sysID: LpmP.34.1180) encodes MAKGKRSADAKGSQKRQKKVLRDNIRGITRGCVRRMARRGGVKRISGDLYEEVRRVLKAYVEDIVRCSTAYTEYARKKTVTAADVVNALRKRGHILYGYA; translated from the coding sequence ATGGCCAAGGGTAAGCGCTCCGCTGACGCCAAGGGCAGCCAGAAGCGCcagaagaaggtgctgcgcgacaacATTCGTGGCATCACGCGCGGCTGCGTCCGCCGCATGGCGCGCCGTGGTGGCGTGAAGCGCATCTCGGGCGACCTctacgaggaggtgcgccgcgtgctgAAGGCCTACGTGGAGGACattgtgcgctgcagcacggcctATACCGAGTACGCGCGTAAGAAGACAGTAACGGCGGCCGATGTCGTGAatgcgctgcgcaagcgTGGCCACATCCTGTACGGCTACGCTTAA